The Cervus canadensis isolate Bull #8, Minnesota chromosome 9, ASM1932006v1, whole genome shotgun sequence genome contains a region encoding:
- the LOC122447532 gene encoding protein FAM214B-like has protein sequence MRHVQAETSPSSEPEAGPSQPAVRQGALQGGLLMGYSPAGGATSPGVYQVSIFSPPAGASEPPRALKWPAPSTEGPRELKRGPGLGAREGLPPEEPPTVGLLGPEGLGLGLGLKLCVASQHFCHHGLCVVEQGGSSTSPWTLGARSSPLPPSNASCSTLHTRDWASPDPRGQGSLGVSLGPAPPGQLHTLDTDLHSLAQIGGKSLLSGVGNGGSPWPRESPGTANGCSPEHTPPGPGPPGPCPTKRRLLPAGEALDVSSEDEGPAPRRRRGTLGHPPAANSSDAKATPFWSHLLPGPKEPVLDPTDCSPMGRRLKGARRLRLKGARRLKLSSLGSLRKGPGLLSPPSASPVPTPAVSRTLLGNFEESLLRGRFAPSGHIEGFTAEIGASGSYCPQHVTLPVTVTFFDVSEQNAPAPFLGVVDLSPLGRKGYSVPKVGTIQVTLFNPNQTVVKMFLVTFDFSDMPAAHVTFLRHRFLLVPVGEEGNAGPARRLLCYLLHLRFRSSRSGRLSLHGDIRLLFSRRSLELDTGLPYELQAVTEAPHNPCYSPLP, from the coding sequence ATGCGCCACGTGCAAGCGGAGACGTCTCCATCCTCAGAGCCAGAGGCTGGCCCTTCGCAGCCTGCAGTCAGGCAGGGGGCCCTCCAGGGTGGCCTGctcatgggctacagcccagcAGGGGGGGCGACATCCCCCGGGGTCTACCAGGTATCCATCTTTTCCCCTCCAGCTGGTGCCTCTGAGCCTCCTAGGGCCCTGAAATGGCCAGCCCCATCTACCGAGGGTCCCAGGGAGCTGAAGAGAGGCCCCGGACTAGGGGCCAGAGAGGGACTACCCCCTGAAGAGCCACCCACTGTCGGGCTCTTGGGCCCagagggactggggctgggactGGGGCTGAAACTGTGCGTGGCCAGCCAACATTTCTGCCATCACGGCCTCTGTGTTGTGGAACAAGGAGGTAGCTCCACCTCACCTTGGACTTTGGGGGCCCGAAGTTCCCCCTTGCCCCCATCAAATGCTTCCTGCAGTACTTTGCACACCAGAGACTGGGCTTCCCCAGATCCAAGGGGACAGGGGTCCCTGGGGGTGTCCCTGGGGCCAGcccctccaggccagctgcacACACTTGACACTGATTTGCACAGTCTTGCACAAATAGGGGGTAAGAGCCTACTGTCTGGGGTGGGCAATGGGGGCAGCCCCTGGCCTAGGGAGTCCCCTGGCACTGCCAATGGGTGCAGCCCCGAGCACACACCCCCTGGCCCTGGACCTCCAGGCCCCTGCCCCACCAAGCGAAGGCTGCTTCCTGCTGGAGAAGCCCTGGATGTCAGCTCTGAGGATGAGGGGCCAGCCCCTCGGAGGCGCCGGGGAACCCTGGGCCACCCTCCTGCTGCCAACAGTTCTGATGCCAAAGCCACACCCTTCTGGAGCCACCTGCTGCCTGGGCCCAAGGAGCCTGTGCTGGACCCAACAGACTGTAGTCCCATGGGGCGGAGGCTGAAAGGTGCCCGTCGCCTGAGGCTGAAAGGTGCCCGTCGCctgaagctgagctccctgggaagcctCCGGAAGGGACCAGGCCTGCTGAGCCCTCCCAGTGCCTCCCCTGTTCCCACGCCTGCTGTCAGCCGTACCCTGTTGGGCAACTTTGAGGAATCATTGCTGCGAGGACGCTTTGCACCGTCCGGCCACATTGAGGGCTTCACAGCAGAGATCGGAGCTAGTGGGTCCTACTGCCCTCAGCATGTCACGCTGCCCGTCACTGTCACCTTCTTTGACGTTTCTGAGCAAAATGCCCCGGCTCCCTTCCTGGGCGTCGTGGACCTGAGTCCCCTGGGGAGGAAGGGTTACAGCGTGCCCAAGGTGGGCACCATCCAAGTGACCTTATTTAACCCCAACCAGACTGTGGTGAAGATGTTCCTCGTGACCTTTGACTTTTCGGACATGCCTGCTGCCCACGTGACCTTCCTGCGCCACCGCTTCCTTTTGGTGCCTGTGGGTGAGGAGGGGAATGCTGGTCCTGCCCGCCGCCTCCTCTGCTACTTACTGCACCTCAGGTTCCGGAGCTCCCGCTCAGGCCGCTTAAGCCTGCATGGCGACATCCGCCTGCTTTTTTCCCGCCGGAGCCTGGAATTGGACACAGGGCTCCCCTACGAACTGCAGGCTGTGACCGAGGCCCCTCACAATCCATGTTACTCACCTTTGCCCTGA